In Chaetodon trifascialis isolate fChaTrf1 chromosome 23, fChaTrf1.hap1, whole genome shotgun sequence, the following proteins share a genomic window:
- the arl2 gene encoding ADP-ribosylation factor-like protein 2: MGLLTILKKMKQKEREMRLLMLGLDNAGKTTILKKFNGEDVSTISPTLGFNIKTLEHRGFKLNIWDVGGQKSLRSYWRNYFESTDGLVWVVDSADRLRLEDCRQELSALLLEERLAGATLLVFANKQDLPGALSKEAIREALALDEIKSHHWCIIGCSAVTGENLLAGVDWLLDDIAARIFTTD; encoded by the exons ATGGGTTTGCTGACCATTTTGAAGAAGATGAAGCAGAAGGAGCGGGAGATGAGACTGCTAATGTT AGGTCTGGACAACGCGGGCAAGACGACCATCCTGAAGAAGTTTAACGGAGAAGACGTCAGTACCATCTCCCCGACACTGGGCTTCAACATCAAAACACTGGAGCACAGAGG GTTTAAGTTGAATATTTGGGATGTGGGGGGTCAGAAGTCACTGCGCTCCTACTGGAGGAACTACTTTGAGAGCACAGACGGGCTGGTGTGGGTGGTGGACAGCGCAGACAGACTGAGACTGGAGGACTGCAGGCAGGAGCTCAGTgcactgctgctggaggag AGGTTAGCTGGTGCAACGCTGCTGGTGTTTGCCAACAAACAGGACTTACCAGGTGCACTGTCCAAAGAGGCAATACGAGAG gCGCTGGCCCTGGATGAGATTAAGAGTCATCACTGGTGCATCATTGGCTGCAGTGCAGTAACGGGAGAGAACCTGTTAGCTGGAGTGGACTGGCTATTGGACGATATCGCTGCAAGGATCTTCACCACTGACTga